From the genome of Phytohabitans rumicis, one region includes:
- a CDS encoding carbohydrate ABC transporter permease: MSSKSARWGRRALLVGALGVLAIPFVIPTIWMVASSVKPLSEIFASPPSLWTDHPTLAAYTEAFTFQPFARQYLNSVYIAVLVTLITLLVSSLAGYAFARIRFPGANALFLVVLAGLLVPSEVTIVPLFQLFKRAGLINTHWPLILVTALAAPCVLATFIMRQFFIALPVELEEAARLDGLGRPAIWLRICVPLAKPALSAVAILTFLASWNLYLEPTVYITSPELFTLPQALTRFTDAYGGQMWNTQLAAATMTVLPMLVVFVLAQRQFVEGIAHSGLK; this comes from the coding sequence GGGGCGCTGGGCGTACTGGCGATCCCGTTCGTGATACCGACGATCTGGATGGTGGCCTCCTCGGTGAAGCCACTTTCCGAAATCTTCGCGTCCCCGCCGTCACTGTGGACAGACCACCCCACCCTGGCCGCCTACACCGAAGCCTTCACCTTCCAGCCGTTCGCCCGGCAGTACCTGAACAGTGTCTACATCGCCGTACTGGTCACCCTGATCACCCTGCTCGTCTCCAGCCTCGCCGGGTACGCCTTCGCCCGCATCCGGTTCCCCGGCGCGAATGCCCTGTTCCTGGTGGTGCTGGCCGGCCTGCTGGTGCCCAGCGAGGTGACCATCGTGCCGCTGTTCCAGCTGTTCAAACGGGCCGGCCTGATCAACACCCACTGGCCGCTGATCCTGGTCACCGCGCTGGCCGCGCCGTGTGTCCTGGCCACCTTCATCATGCGGCAGTTCTTCATCGCGCTTCCGGTCGAACTGGAGGAGGCGGCCCGGCTCGACGGTCTCGGCCGGCCGGCGATCTGGTTGCGGATCTGCGTACCACTGGCCAAGCCGGCGCTGTCCGCGGTCGCGATCCTGACCTTCCTCGCCTCCTGGAACCTCTACCTGGAACCAACCGTCTACATCACGTCACCTGAGCTGTTCACCTTGCCGCAGGCACTCACCCGGTTCACCGACGCCTACGGCGGACAGATGTGGAACACCCAACTCGCGGCCGCCACCATGACCGTACTGCCGATGCTCGTCGTCTTCGTCCTGGCCCAACGCCAGTTCGTCGAAGGCATCGCCCACTCGGGCCTCAAATGA
- a CDS encoding ABC transporter permease: MTTVDLVPDLDDSLASRARWAVADSWTVVLQELTHLVRQPSMFAWQLGFPIVMVLMFVYVFGSAMDVSGQGAGAGYLEYAMPGLFALTMAFGFMNTAFAVALTKEKGFIDRFRSMPMASSAVVTGRGVADLIHATVDLLILVVIALVLGWRSGGGLGDTLTAFALLLWLRFALIFVGIYLGLLVKNSEMAGNLFALAFPFGMVSSVFAPPGLMPGWLGAIAAWNPVSSTAGAIRELFVSPAVSSGYWIEAHATTAAILWPAAITAIFLPLAVRRYRNLSR; the protein is encoded by the coding sequence ATGACCACAGTGGACCTCGTGCCGGACCTGGACGACTCGCTCGCCAGCCGCGCCCGGTGGGCGGTCGCCGACAGCTGGACCGTCGTGCTCCAGGAGCTGACGCACCTGGTCCGCCAGCCCTCGATGTTCGCCTGGCAGCTCGGCTTCCCGATCGTCATGGTGCTGATGTTCGTGTACGTCTTCGGCAGCGCGATGGACGTCTCCGGGCAGGGCGCCGGCGCCGGCTACCTCGAGTACGCCATGCCCGGCCTCTTCGCACTCACCATGGCGTTCGGGTTCATGAACACCGCCTTCGCGGTGGCCCTGACCAAGGAGAAGGGCTTCATCGACCGCTTCCGGTCCATGCCGATGGCCTCTTCGGCGGTGGTCACCGGCCGCGGCGTCGCGGACCTCATCCACGCCACCGTCGATCTGTTGATCCTCGTCGTGATCGCCCTCGTTCTCGGCTGGCGCTCCGGCGGTGGCCTCGGCGACACCCTCACCGCGTTCGCGCTCCTGCTCTGGCTACGGTTCGCGCTCATCTTCGTCGGCATCTACCTGGGGCTGCTGGTGAAGAACAGCGAGATGGCCGGCAACCTCTTCGCCCTCGCGTTCCCGTTCGGGATGGTCTCCTCGGTGTTCGCCCCGCCGGGCCTGATGCCGGGCTGGCTAGGCGCGATCGCCGCGTGGAACCCGGTCTCCTCCACCGCGGGCGCCATCCGGGAGCTGTTCGTCTCCCCCGCCGTCTCCAGCGGCTACTGGATCGAGGCACACGCGACGACGGCCGCGATCCTGTGGCCGGCCGCCATTACCGCCATCTTCCTGCCCCTCGCGGTGCGGCGCTACCGGAACCTCAGCCGCTAG
- a CDS encoding ATP-binding cassette domain-containing protein has protein sequence MPGSDYAVVAHGLRKRYRDTMALDDLHLAVQRGTVYGLLGPNGAGKTTAVRILTTLIRADGGRAEVAGHDLRTQPRLVRRRIGLTGQQTAVDDTITARQNLVMFGRLFHIGKAAARRRADELLHQFGLADAADKAPKTFSGGMRRRLDLASSMILAPEVLFLDEPTTGLDPAGRREVWQQVSSLASAGTTVLLTTHYLDEADKLCDRIGVVEHGRNLVEDTPDGLKRRIGNERLEVVAAEPDDLPQITALLNKAAAAGTEATVDSTGLAVSVAVTDGVRVLTEIAVELRERAITVADLGLRRPTLDEAFLHLTGHSSTAEAVK, from the coding sequence TTGCCTGGATCCGACTACGCGGTGGTCGCGCACGGCCTGCGCAAGCGATACCGCGACACCATGGCCCTGGACGACCTGCATCTCGCCGTGCAACGCGGCACGGTCTACGGCCTGCTCGGGCCGAACGGCGCCGGCAAGACGACCGCCGTGCGCATCCTCACCACGCTGATCCGGGCGGACGGCGGTCGCGCCGAGGTTGCCGGTCACGACCTGCGGACCCAGCCCCGCCTGGTGCGCCGCCGGATCGGCCTGACCGGGCAGCAGACCGCCGTCGACGACACGATCACCGCCCGGCAAAACCTGGTCATGTTCGGCCGGCTGTTCCACATTGGAAAGGCGGCGGCCCGGCGGCGCGCCGACGAACTGCTGCACCAGTTCGGCCTGGCCGACGCCGCCGACAAGGCTCCAAAGACGTTCTCCGGGGGCATGCGGCGCCGGCTGGACCTGGCCTCCAGCATGATCCTGGCGCCGGAGGTGCTCTTCCTCGACGAGCCGACCACCGGGCTCGACCCGGCCGGGCGGCGGGAGGTGTGGCAGCAGGTCAGCAGCCTGGCAAGCGCCGGCACCACCGTGCTGCTGACCACGCACTACCTGGACGAGGCGGACAAGCTCTGCGACCGGATCGGCGTCGTCGAGCACGGCCGAAACCTGGTCGAGGACACGCCGGACGGGCTCAAACGCCGGATCGGCAACGAACGGCTCGAGGTCGTCGCCGCCGAGCCCGACGACCTGCCCCAGATCACCGCGCTGCTCAACAAGGCCGCCGCCGCCGGCACCGAGGCCACAGTGGACAGCACCGGCCTGGCCGTGAGCGTGGCGGTGACCGATGGAGTCAGGGTTCTCACCGAGATCGCCGTCGAGCTACGCGAGCGGGCCATCACGGTGGCGGACCTCGGGCTGCGCCGACCGACGCTGGACGAGGCATTCCTTCACCTGACCGGACACAGCAGCACTGCGGAGGCCGTCAAATGA
- a CDS encoding TetR/AcrR family transcriptional regulator — MTSQHDPTEQLRRTIDLLWGEWARPARGPKPSLTLDRIVDAAIALADREGIDALSMRRVAAELGAGTMSLYRHVPGKAELLALMLDKVSDPGRRPPAWQVPAGEPWWRWWHAARTRCTCGTPGSCRSTGPAP, encoded by the coding sequence ATGACCAGCCAGCACGACCCCACCGAGCAACTGCGCCGCACCATCGATCTGCTCTGGGGCGAATGGGCCCGGCCCGCCCGCGGCCCCAAGCCGAGCCTCACGCTCGACCGGATCGTGGACGCCGCGATCGCCCTGGCCGACCGCGAGGGCATCGACGCGCTCTCCATGCGCCGGGTCGCCGCCGAGTTGGGTGCCGGCACCATGTCGCTGTACCGGCACGTCCCCGGGAAGGCGGAACTGCTCGCCCTGATGCTGGACAAGGTCAGCGACCCGGGGAGGAGGCCGCCGGCCTGGCAGGTGCCGGCTGGCGAGCCGTGGTGGAGATGGTGGCACGCGGCTCGTACCAGATGTACCTGCGGCACCCCTGGCTCCTGCAGATCAACTGGACCCGCCCCGTGA
- a CDS encoding TetR/AcrR family transcriptional regulator C-terminal domain-containing protein, which produces MVARGSYQMYLRHPWLLQINWTRPVMGPNTLASVEVFVRGLAGLPVTDQEKISIMIMVDGFVTGLARQRVQQAALPDETGVTDDEFWRNHIPVLSKAMTSGSYPAMAALSEDAFSLGWDETFEFGLQRLLDGIASLLSSRPAL; this is translated from the coding sequence ATGGTGGCACGCGGCTCGTACCAGATGTACCTGCGGCACCCCTGGCTCCTGCAGATCAACTGGACCCGCCCCGTGATGGGACCGAACACGCTCGCCAGCGTCGAGGTGTTCGTCCGCGGCCTCGCCGGCCTCCCCGTCACCGACCAGGAGAAGATCTCCATCATGATCATGGTTGACGGGTTCGTCACCGGACTGGCCCGGCAGCGCGTCCAGCAGGCCGCGCTACCCGACGAGACCGGCGTGACCGACGACGAGTTCTGGCGCAACCACATCCCCGTGCTGAGCAAGGCGATGACGTCCGGCAGCTACCCGGCGATGGCCGCGCTCAGCGAGGACGCCTTCAGCCTTGGCTGGGACGAAACCTTCGAGTTCGGCCTGCAGCGCCTCCTGGACGGCATAGCCAGCCTCCTATCCTCCCGGCCCGCCCTGTAG
- a CDS encoding LLM class flavin-dependent oxidoreductase: MRVGILILPDQRWSVAADRWRRAESYGFAHVWTYDHIGWRDLIDGPWFDAVPTLTAAALATSRIRLGTMVASPHFRHPAHFAREITALDDICGGRLVIGVGAGGIAGYDNHVLGQRPLTPRGRVDRFTEFVELLDAILRGEPVTRHGEYYAVVDARSTPGCVQSPRVPFVVAATGPRSMRLAARYGAGWVTTGTRSDDVDGWWRTVSEMAHRFDDALDATGRDPSTVDRYLMLDPASPVYSLSSIEYFADAVGRAAEHGFTDTVTYWPRAAGWYAGDEAVLDAVATDILPHL; encoded by the coding sequence ATGCGGGTAGGGATTCTGATCCTCCCGGATCAGCGATGGTCGGTCGCTGCGGATCGGTGGCGGCGTGCGGAGTCGTACGGCTTCGCGCACGTCTGGACGTACGACCACATCGGCTGGCGTGACCTGATCGACGGGCCTTGGTTCGACGCGGTACCCACGCTGACCGCGGCGGCCCTGGCCACCTCCCGGATCAGGCTGGGCACGATGGTCGCCTCGCCGCACTTTCGCCATCCTGCCCACTTCGCCCGCGAGATCACCGCATTGGACGACATCTGCGGCGGCCGGCTCGTGATCGGCGTCGGCGCCGGCGGCATCGCTGGCTACGACAACCACGTACTTGGCCAACGACCGCTTACGCCGCGCGGCAGGGTCGACCGGTTCACCGAGTTCGTGGAGTTGCTCGACGCCATCCTGCGCGGCGAGCCGGTTACCCGGCACGGCGAGTACTACGCGGTGGTCGACGCGCGCAGCACGCCAGGCTGTGTGCAATCGCCTCGCGTCCCGTTCGTCGTGGCCGCCACCGGACCGCGTTCCATGCGCCTGGCCGCCCGCTACGGCGCCGGCTGGGTAACCACCGGCACCCGCTCCGATGACGTGGACGGCTGGTGGCGCACCGTATCCGAAATGGCGCACCGCTTCGACGACGCCCTCGATGCTACCGGGCGGGATCCATCCACTGTGGACCGCTATCTGATGCTCGACCCGGCGTCGCCGGTCTACTCGCTGTCCAGCATCGAGTATTTCGCCGACGCGGTCGGCCGGGCCGCCGAGCACGGCTTCACCGATACCGTCACCTACTGGCCTCGCGCCGCAGGCTGGTACGCCGGGGACGAGGCTGTGCTGGACGCCGTCGCCACCGACATCCTGCCCCACCTCTAG
- a CDS encoding serine hydrolase domain-containing protein, with translation MPIDTRRVRARIHELLAEYGIPSAVVGVLHEGEVTDFAVGVADVSTGEPATTDTIYQCGSMTKTWTALALMQLVDEGKVGLDEPVRTHLPEFRVADPEVGAKVTPRHLLYHTSGIEEDFGDPGEDDDVYERMVADIADAPQVHPLGHTHGYSAALGYAILARIMEVLDGKRWDTIMKDRLFDPLGLTGTTSCRTQVDHRRAATGHLIRSLDEGPIVTPVDYLPRCFGPGGNVNSTIRDVLTMAHIFLDAGKAPNGTRIVSAAGIQEIMHSRVPLPDPYMFGPAWALGLIVCDWHGETVYATDGSTIGQNARLRILPDSNTAIAMLTNGGPRETFYKTVFNEILTDLDAATIPDLPRPDRPVDLDLPKYEGVYGRPGTRYEVAAEGGNLYLTLALDPVQAQFLGKPDRIRYELLPVSHTHFLMPSNDPLEDTQTVAIYDFTHGCAQYLHTNCRVNPRLG, from the coding sequence ATGCCGATCGACACGCGACGGGTGCGCGCCCGGATCCACGAACTCCTTGCCGAGTACGGGATTCCGAGCGCAGTGGTCGGTGTGCTTCATGAAGGCGAGGTCACCGACTTCGCCGTCGGCGTCGCGGACGTGTCGACGGGCGAGCCCGCAACGACCGACACCATCTACCAGTGCGGCTCCATGACCAAGACCTGGACCGCCCTGGCCCTCATGCAGCTCGTAGACGAAGGGAAGGTCGGCCTGGACGAGCCGGTGCGAACCCACCTGCCCGAATTCCGGGTCGCCGACCCCGAGGTCGGTGCGAAGGTCACACCGCGCCATCTGCTGTACCACACCAGCGGCATCGAGGAGGACTTCGGCGACCCGGGCGAGGACGACGACGTGTACGAGCGCATGGTGGCCGACATCGCCGACGCTCCCCAGGTCCACCCGTTGGGCCACACCCACGGCTATAGCGCGGCGCTGGGCTACGCGATCCTCGCCCGCATCATGGAAGTGCTCGACGGCAAGCGGTGGGACACCATCATGAAGGACCGGCTCTTCGACCCCCTCGGCTTGACCGGCACAACCAGTTGCCGTACCCAGGTGGACCACCGGCGGGCCGCGACCGGGCACCTGATCCGGTCCCTCGACGAAGGCCCCATCGTCACACCGGTGGACTACCTGCCGCGCTGCTTCGGCCCTGGCGGCAACGTCAACTCGACAATCCGGGACGTGCTCACGATGGCGCACATCTTCCTCGACGCGGGCAAGGCGCCGAACGGGACCAGAATCGTCTCGGCCGCCGGCATCCAGGAGATAATGCATTCGCGGGTACCGCTGCCTGACCCGTACATGTTCGGGCCGGCGTGGGCCCTCGGGCTCATCGTGTGTGACTGGCACGGCGAGACGGTCTACGCGACCGATGGCAGCACCATCGGCCAGAACGCGCGACTGCGCATCCTGCCCGACTCGAACACCGCTATCGCGATGCTGACCAACGGTGGACCACGAGAAACCTTCTACAAGACCGTATTCAACGAGATCCTGACCGACCTCGACGCGGCCACGATCCCGGACCTACCGCGACCAGACCGGCCTGTTGACCTCGACCTGCCCAAATACGAGGGCGTCTACGGGCGGCCCGGCACGCGCTACGAGGTGGCGGCCGAAGGCGGCAACCTTTATCTCACCTTGGCCCTCGATCCGGTACAGGCGCAATTCCTCGGCAAACCGGACCGCATCAGGTACGAGCTGCTTCCGGTCAGCCACACGCATTTCCTGATGCCCTCGAACGATCCGCTTGAGGACACCCAGACCGTCGCCATCTACGACTTCACGCATGGCTGCGCGCAGTACCTGCACACCAACTGCCGGGTGAACCCCAGACTGGGCTAG
- a CDS encoding helix-turn-helix domain-containing protein: MPGARLTHEDRRQIAASLDDGLGYAEIARRLGRPTSTISREVARNGEPGDYRADRAQYAAARRAPGVAS, from the coding sequence ATGCCCGGAGCCAGGCTGACTCACGAGGACCGCCGGCAGATCGCGGCGTCGCTGGACGACGGGCTGGGGTACGCCGAGATCGCCAGGCGGCTGGGTAGGCCGACGTCCACGATCAGCCGCGAGGTCGCGCGCAACGGGGAGCCTGGCGACTACCGGGCCGACCGCGCGCAGTACGCCGCGGCACGACGCGCCCCCGGCGTCGCAAGCTGA
- a CDS encoding GbsR/MarR family transcriptional regulator, producing the protein MRAFAEPFAALLAGTGLPRMSARVFVSLLTCDSGSLTAAELVRQLQVSPASVSKAIGYLEAMELVVRGPDAGSRRERYVIVDDVWLRAWRADTGAHVQVAAAAQRGAEILGADTPAGARLHKMGQFFAWLSEQMSHSVLADMVVQDAHTVLAALIYAAEPLAADELAAALDWPRKRVTDALSAIECRPALADPLALTSTGADTYAVTTRPDRLNPRQRNALRARSAGAVALE; encoded by the coding sequence GTGCGCGCCTTCGCGGAACCGTTCGCGGCCCTGCTGGCCGGCACCGGTCTGCCCCGGATGAGCGCCCGCGTGTTCGTCAGCCTGCTCACCTGCGACTCCGGGAGCCTGACGGCCGCCGAGTTGGTCCGCCAACTCCAGGTCAGCCCGGCTTCGGTGTCCAAGGCCATCGGCTACCTCGAAGCGATGGAACTGGTCGTCCGTGGGCCCGACGCCGGCAGCCGCCGTGAGCGTTACGTCATCGTCGACGACGTGTGGCTACGGGCCTGGCGGGCCGACACCGGTGCGCATGTTCAGGTCGCGGCCGCGGCACAGCGAGGAGCCGAAATCCTCGGTGCCGACACGCCTGCCGGAGCCCGGCTGCACAAGATGGGCCAGTTCTTCGCGTGGCTGAGCGAGCAGATGAGCCACAGCGTTCTCGCCGACATGGTCGTGCAGGATGCGCACACCGTGCTCGCCGCCCTTATTTACGCCGCCGAGCCACTCGCCGCCGACGAACTGGCCGCGGCGCTGGACTGGCCCCGAAAGCGGGTCACCGACGCCCTAAGCGCCATCGAATGTCGACCAGCCCTCGCCGACCCACTCGCACTGACCTCAACCGGGGCCGACACGTACGCCGTCACCACCCGGCCAGACCGCCTGAACCCGCGACAACGCAACGCACTCCGAGCCCGAAGCGCTGGTGCTGTGGCGCTCGAATGA
- a CDS encoding alcohol dehydrogenase catalytic domain-containing protein produces the protein MRAVVLTAPGPVDNLQIRELAVPEPAPGWVRIAVRAFGLNRSELHLRRGLAEGVRFPIVPGIEAVGTVDAAPGSDLRPGEQVAALMGGMGRAYDGGYAEYTVVPRSSVIPFHSDLPWAVLGGVPETLQTAYGSLTTGLDLRPGQTLLIRGGTSALGYATAALAKDLGATVLATTRQKDRLDTLAAHGVDHPILDGGAVAAQARRIAPDGVDAALELVGTPTLPDTLAATRVHGTVCFAGMLSDQWTVPDFYPIGYLPTGVRLTAYGGEAIDLPAPVLQRYLDRIAGGTLSLGPSHTYRLDQIREAHHALDTNTASGKLVVLTGSES, from the coding sequence ATGCGTGCCGTCGTCCTCACCGCGCCCGGACCGGTGGACAACCTGCAGATCCGCGAGCTGGCGGTCCCGGAACCGGCGCCGGGGTGGGTGCGGATCGCGGTGCGGGCGTTCGGGCTCAACCGGTCCGAGTTGCACCTGCGGCGGGGACTGGCCGAGGGTGTGCGGTTCCCGATCGTGCCCGGTATCGAGGCTGTCGGCACGGTGGACGCCGCACCGGGCAGCGACCTGCGCCCCGGCGAGCAGGTGGCCGCGCTCATGGGCGGAATGGGCCGCGCCTACGACGGCGGGTACGCCGAGTACACCGTCGTACCTCGCAGTTCGGTGATCCCGTTCCACTCCGACCTGCCGTGGGCGGTGCTCGGCGGCGTACCGGAGACGTTGCAAACCGCGTACGGCTCGCTGACCACCGGGCTGGACCTGCGGCCCGGGCAGACGTTGTTGATCCGCGGCGGCACCTCCGCGCTCGGCTACGCCACCGCCGCCCTCGCCAAGGATCTGGGCGCCACCGTCCTGGCCACCACCCGCCAGAAAGATCGGCTGGACACGCTCGCGGCACACGGCGTCGACCACCCCATCCTCGACGGCGGCGCCGTCGCCGCCCAGGCCCGCCGCATCGCACCGGACGGCGTCGACGCCGCACTGGAACTGGTGGGCACACCGACCCTGCCCGACACCCTGGCCGCGACCCGCGTCCACGGCACCGTGTGCTTCGCCGGGATGCTGTCCGACCAGTGGACCGTCCCCGACTTCTACCCGATCGGCTACCTGCCCACCGGCGTCCGGCTCACCGCCTACGGTGGCGAGGCCATCGACCTGCCCGCCCCGGTGCTGCAGCGCTACCTCGACCGGATCGCCGGCGGCACCTTGAGCCTGGGACCGTCCCACACCTACCGGCTGGACCAGATCCGCGAGGCGCACCACGCCCTGGACACCAACACCGCCAGCGGGAAACTCGTCGTGCTGACCGGATCGGAGTCGTAG
- a CDS encoding alpha/beta fold hydrolase: MSTFVLIHGAGDVGWYWHLVAAELDAHGHDVVAPDLPADDDSAQLTDYADAVVTAVGDRTDLVVAGQSFGGFTASLVADRLAVRALVFVAGMIPAPGERPDDWWTNTGYRAAVQEQAARDGGLTGNDDPYVSFYHDVPRALAEEAMSKERNHPSSTAMRVPWPLMALPDVPTGFVLCTQDRFFPPDFMRRHVAERLGSVPDEIAAGHCVALSRPKELADILRQHART; encoded by the coding sequence ATGAGTACCTTCGTGTTGATCCACGGCGCGGGTGACGTCGGCTGGTACTGGCATTTGGTCGCGGCCGAGCTGGACGCGCACGGGCACGACGTGGTGGCTCCCGACCTACCGGCCGACGACGATTCGGCGCAGCTGACCGACTACGCCGACGCGGTGGTGACGGCCGTGGGTGACCGGACGGACCTTGTTGTCGCGGGACAGTCGTTCGGCGGGTTCACCGCATCGCTGGTCGCCGACCGGCTGGCGGTGCGGGCGCTGGTATTCGTCGCCGGGATGATCCCGGCACCGGGCGAGCGACCCGACGACTGGTGGACCAACACCGGCTACCGCGCCGCGGTACAGGAACAGGCGGCTCGCGACGGTGGCCTGACCGGCAACGACGACCCGTACGTGTCCTTCTATCACGACGTGCCGCGGGCGCTGGCCGAAGAGGCGATGAGCAAGGAGCGGAACCACCCCTCGTCCACCGCCATGCGGGTGCCCTGGCCGCTGATGGCGTTGCCGGACGTGCCGACCGGGTTCGTGCTGTGCACGCAGGACCGCTTCTTCCCGCCCGACTTCATGCGCCGGCATGTGGCCGAGCGCCTGGGCAGCGTCCCCGACGAGATCGCCGCAGGTCACTGTGTCGCGCTCAGCCGGCCGAAGGAGCTGGCGGACATCCTGCGGCAGCACGCCCGCACCTGA
- a CDS encoding DUF4760 domain-containing protein has translation MRKELPDDWDGRDVAAFLKRIAAGDAAAASVLKEYLGHLETLSVGVASGVYDIEVMDSLCGPRLINTVKHYAPFIKTRRKEIGYDRYCAELLWLGDELKRRDYSRVPYVPLAQRSRADPSHHNDEPVLSPPLAV, from the coding sequence CTGAGGAAAGAGCTTCCTGATGACTGGGATGGACGAGATGTCGCGGCATTCCTGAAACGCATAGCGGCCGGTGATGCTGCTGCCGCCAGCGTGCTCAAGGAGTACCTCGGTCACCTTGAGACCCTTTCGGTCGGCGTGGCCAGCGGAGTCTACGACATCGAAGTGATGGACTCCCTCTGTGGACCGCGACTCATCAATACGGTCAAGCACTACGCGCCGTTTATCAAGACCAGGCGCAAAGAAATCGGATATGACAGGTACTGCGCCGAGCTTCTGTGGTTGGGTGATGAACTAAAGCGGCGAGACTACAGCCGGGTACCCTATGTTCCCCTGGCGCAGAGGAGTCGCGCGGATCCATCCCACCACAACGACGAGCCTGTCCTGAGCCCCCCGCTCGCCGTTTAG
- a CDS encoding WD40 repeat domain-containing protein, translating to MTHAVFAPDMRVLATASDDKTIQLWDVHDPNNPTALGPRINGHNESVSSVAFSPDGQLLATASSDKTVRLWSLHDPATPKPLGEILTGHTAGIRSLVFGPENSTLATASTDSTIRLWDLDGERAIKRICATTRGVLTPEQWHQHIPQLPYDPPCA from the coding sequence GTGACGCACGCCGTCTTCGCACCCGACATGCGAGTCCTCGCCACCGCGAGCGACGACAAGACCATCCAGCTGTGGGACGTACACGACCCGAACAATCCGACCGCGCTCGGGCCACGCATCAACGGCCACAACGAGTCGGTGAGCTCCGTCGCGTTCAGCCCCGACGGACAACTGCTGGCCACCGCGAGCAGCGACAAGACCGTGCGACTGTGGAGCCTGCACGACCCGGCGACCCCCAAGCCCCTTGGGGAGATCCTGACCGGACATACGGCGGGCATCCGCTCGCTGGTGTTCGGCCCCGAGAACAGCACACTCGCCACGGCGAGCACCGACAGCACCATCCGCCTGTGGGACCTGGACGGCGAACGCGCCATCAAGCGGATCTGCGCGACCACCCGAGGCGTGTTGACGCCCGAGCAATGGCACCAACACATCCCCCAGCTTCCCTACGACCCACCCTGCGCCTAA
- a CDS encoding nSTAND1 domain-containing NTPase, with translation MALGQRGTFADRFALLYAEAGNPPLKRVTVAVASAGRVDERGRAVRVSAQRVSDWRRGRNVPARFAVLATVLEMLIGHARKRQPQPVVAGLYDLEAWRALWKEALASPAAAPEPENVDEQPSAEDDSALCPYQGLAAYGEADAARFFGRERATRALVARLGQALITGGS, from the coding sequence ATGGCGTTGGGACAGCGGGGCACGTTCGCCGATCGGTTCGCTCTGCTCTACGCCGAAGCGGGTAACCCGCCGTTGAAACGGGTGACGGTGGCGGTGGCGAGCGCCGGGCGGGTCGATGAGCGAGGGCGGGCCGTACGCGTGTCCGCGCAGCGGGTGAGCGACTGGCGGCGTGGCCGCAACGTCCCCGCTCGGTTCGCCGTCTTGGCGACGGTCCTGGAAATGCTGATCGGGCACGCCCGCAAGCGGCAACCCCAACCCGTCGTAGCGGGCCTGTACGACCTGGAGGCATGGCGCGCCCTATGGAAAGAGGCCCTGGCGAGTCCCGCCGCTGCGCCCGAGCCGGAAAACGTCGACGAGCAGCCCAGCGCCGAGGACGATTCAGCGCTGTGCCCGTACCAAGGGCTGGCAGCGTACGGCGAGGCGGACGCCGCGCGGTTCTTCGGCCGCGAGCGGGCCACGCGGGCCCTGGTGGCTCGGCTCGGTCAGGCGCTGATCACCGGGGGATCGTGA